Proteins co-encoded in one Clarias gariepinus isolate MV-2021 ecotype Netherlands chromosome 13, CGAR_prim_01v2, whole genome shotgun sequence genomic window:
- the LOC128536304 gene encoding cdc42 effector protein 3-like → MSLRTTLQSKPPSGRWLRRSSKRRVLSVNMISLPLADFRHLTHVDSNANGDSFGDLSFLKQGHRLLRQSSQSEQNLLQACLPPPKPPRLNLNETELGQHSDTWEYQYQPSTERRKKSNSLPLLDTEDMEEEAYSLHQEDTSISKSPGWGSLSSGRDSTQTGPEEVYPDEIDTTFTFDLDLGPSILDDVLRVMDKLHQE, encoded by the coding sequence ATGTCCCTTAGGACAACGTTACAAAGTAAACCTCCTTCGGGGAGGTGGCTAAGGAGATCATCAAAGAGGAGAGTTCTTTCGGTCAATATGATCAGTCTTCCACTGGCAGATTttcgacacctcactcatgTTGACTCGAATGCAAACGGGGACAGCTTTGGAGACCTCTCTTTCCTGAAGCAGGGTCACAGGTTGCTGCGACAAAGCTCTCAGAGTGAGCAGAACCTGCTCCAGGCCTGCTTGCCCCCTCCAAAGCCTCCTCGTCTCAACCTTAATGAAACAGAGCTGGGCCAGCACAGTGATACCTGGGAGTACCAATACCAGCCTTCAACTGAAAGACGCAAAAAATCGAACTCTCTGCCACTTCTGGACACTGAAGACATGGAAGAAGAAGCTTACAGTCTGCATCAAGAAGACACTTCAATCAGCAAAAGCCCTGGCTGGGGGAGCCTCAGCTCAGGCAGAGATTCAACACAGACTGGACCTGAGGAAGTCTACCCAGATGAAATTGACACAACCTTTACTTTTGATCTAGACCTGGGACCCTCTATATTGGATGATGTACTGCGGGTTATGGACAAACTCCatcaggaataa